A single Lactuca sativa cultivar Salinas chromosome 8, Lsat_Salinas_v11, whole genome shotgun sequence DNA region contains:
- the LOC111899233 gene encoding strigolactone esterase D14 codes for MVIKLEKTLSSAMNARIIGSGKETLVLAHGYGGDQSVWDKVLPGLTQTYQVVVFDWSFSGAIKDPNTLFDPAKYCCYDAFSDDLTALLEELNLDSTVFVGHSMSGMIGCIASIKKPHLFKRLILIGSSPRYVNSESYEGGFDIKDIEQLFSSIESNYDGWASIFPSLVIDKNDSESVSSFEQCLKRMKPDIGLTTAKTVFLSDHCDILEKVVIPCTIVQTTNDIVVPLSVVEYMKKMIMGESTVEMIDTVGHFPQLTAPLKLLEIIDRMMNVCLT; via the exons ATGGTGATCAAGCTAGAGAAAACCCTATCAAGCGCCATGAATGCAAGAATCATAGGTTCAGGAAAAGAAACTCTGGTTCTAGCTCATGGCTATGGCGGAGACCAGTCTGTTTGGGACAAGGTTCTTCCTGGACTGACTCAGACTTACCAAGTTGTTGTTTTCGACTGGAGTTTCTCCGGCGCCATTAAAGATCCAAACACCCTCTTTGATCCTGCCAAATACTGCTGTTATGACGCTTTTTCTGATGACCTGACCGCCCTTCTTGAAGAGTTGAACTTAGATTCGACGGTGTTTGTCGGACACTCCATGTCTGGCATGATCGGATGCATTGCTTCCATAAAAAAGCCTCATCTCTTCAAAAGGCTCATCCTTATTGGATCGTCTCCAAG GTATGTAAATTCAGAAAGCTATGAAGGTGGATTTGATATCAAAGACATTGAACAACTATTCTCAAGTATAGAGTCAAACTACGATGGATGGGCATCCATCTTTCCTTCACTTGTTATCGATAAGAATGACTCTGAATCTGTTAGCAGTTTTGAACAATGTTTGAAAAGAATGAAACCTGATATTGGTCTTACCACAGCTAAAACTGTATTCTTATCGGACCATTGTGACATTCTTGAAAAGGTTGTAATCCCATGCACCATAGTCCAAACAACAAACGACATTGTTGTTCCATTATCAGTTGTTGAGTACATGAAGAAGATGATCATGGGAGAATCAACTGTTGAGATGATTGATACGGTGGGACATTTTCCTCAACTCACTGCCCCTCTTAAGCTTCTTGAAATCATTGATAGAATGATGAATGTTTGCTTAACTTAA